In Spirosoma sp. KUDC1026, the sequence TCCCGCCGAAATAGGAGCAGGCAATTTGATTGCGTTTACCGACATTGATCTGGACGGTAAAGTCGATATGCTGGTGAGTGCAGATAATTACGGGGCCGTGAGCTATTACCGCAATACGGGCTCGGCCAGCAGTCCGACCTTTCAGTTGCAGACCCAGGCGTATGGAGGCTTTTCAATCGGTACGGCCTACCTCGGTCTGCGTTCGCTGGTGGTTACCGACCTGAATGGCGATCAGAAACGGGAGCTTATTTCGGCCACTGCTTCCGGCCAGGTTCGGGTGTATCAACTCCCGGACCAGCCAACGCAAACGGCCGTGTTGCTGGATTCGCTGAAAGGAATGCCGGGCGAAAATCTGATTGCCAGTGTGGGCGATCTGGACGGCGACCAACTACCCGATCTCATGCTGGGCACGGTATCAGGCGGGCTGCGTTACCTGAAAAATACCTCGCAGAAAGTAATCGTTACAGGCACGACCGAAGAGGTAACCAGTCCCTGGGCGTACCCCAACCCGACTGATCGCTTTCTGACGGTTCGTCCAGCCTACCCCGGACGCGTTGAATTACTGTCACTATCCGGGCAGGTGATTCTGCCGGAACAGTACGTTCCGGCTAATGTTGAAACGACGCTGGATCTGGGTAACCTGACCGACGGTACGTATCTGCTCAGGTTAACGGGCGACAATCGACCCGTTCTGGTCCAGAAAGTTGTCGTCTGGAAGTAGTGATTCTTCATTGGTATACTTTTATCGGTTATAATACCGACGAATTTCTGGTTTCTCAAAGCAGACCACACTCTTCCACAATGAATTCGTGTTACGAATGACGATCAATACAAAGCTTTACGCTACGCTCATTGCTCTACTTTCCGTCTTGGGTTTGCAGGCTTGTCGGCAGGATAAAGACCTCGATCCTGCTGACGAATCAGTCACTGTAGAAACCTTCCTACCGGCAAATCTTGGGATAGGCCTGGCTGTTGATGCGGCAGATAACTTGTATATAGCTGACCCAAACAAACAGATCATTCGCAGAGTCACGCCAGCCAAAGAGATCAGCGTATTTGCTGGTACCGGGGAAGTCGGTCTGGTCGACGGAAAAGCGTCGAGCGCCAGCTTCTATTTTCCTAATGCGATGACCTTTGATGGATTAGGAAACTTATACGTGGCTCAAAAGTGGGCAGTACGTAAAATTACGCCATCAGGTATCGTTAGTACTATTGCTGGTAAAGCTCCTAGCTGGCTCAACTCCACTCACCCAGACTCCGCGCTTTTTGGTGACAGCCCATCATTGCTGGTTGATCGATCCGGAAATCTTCTTGTTGCAGACAACTCCTATTATCGTCGCATTCTGAAAATAACTCCCCAGCAGACGATAAGCGCATTGCTAGGGCGACCATTTGGGCCGTCGCAGCAAAGCGGTCAGTATTCTTCGGCAGAACCAGTCAATTATCCTAAGGGGCTTGCGTTCGATTCCAAAGGAAACCTGTTTATCGCCGATCATATCTACGGAATTTTAAAAATGACTCCTCAGGGGAGAATTACCAGGTTTGCTGGCGGTGGAACACGAGGGCATGAGGATGGGCCTGGAACAACAGCCTTATTCGGTGAGATCAATTGCTTGGCCATCGATAAGCGAGATAATCTATACGTTGGCGATGATCGGTATCTTCGAAAGATATCTCCAGATGGTATAGTCAGCACAGTAACTGGTGATGGTATCGGCCGGGAAGCACAGTTTACGATCCCTTATAGTTTGGTTTTCGATTCTAAAGGAAATCTGTTCGTTGGTAACATGGCTGGTATTCTTAAAATTACGTTTAACTGAACGAGTGAGGATTAAACTACTGCCGGTATTAACGAGGAGTAGGCTGTCAGAACTTGTTCGAATACATGACTGTGAATGCAACCTGGTCCAGAAAGTTGTTGTCTGGAAATAGCTAAAACTCTTTTGGATCGACCGAGTTAGAGATACATGACAGCCTGCCAGGCCCAGAAACGCCTGTGGGCTGACTACTGTCGAATCACTAATCCCGGCGGGAAACCGCAGATACGTTATGGAAAATGTAAATAACTCCGATCAGCAGCGCGTCGATCAGAATTCCGGTGGTCCACTGGAAGGTATGTCGCCCCAGAACACGAATATGCCCGAAAACAACGACGAAGCGGGCAACATCGTTTATGCGGGATTGGGCGTGAATAACGAACCCGATAACTACAATCCCGGCGACGAAGAAGCGTCTGATACGTTACTGTACACCGATACGTTAACGGCGAAGCACGCAACCGATGAAGTATCGAACGGTGAAGATATGGACGCCCTGCCCGAAGACTTGCTGGAAGACCTTTCCGACGATGAACTGGACGCTGAAATAACCGAGCTATCAGAAGAAGAAAACGAAAGTAACGAGCGTTACTAAGTCCGTTTTTGGACAGGATTGACAGGTTTTTGATTCAATAAAAATCTGTTAATCCTGTCCAAAATTTTCTTTTATATCCTGTCCAAAAAAACCTTTTAATAAACGGGCAGCCAGGCCGTGAATACAGAACCTTTGCCGGGTTCTGAACGGGCTGTCAGCGTACCACCGTGATTTTCGGCCACCCGTCGGGCAATGGCCAGTCCAATACCGGTACCATCATACTGGTTCCGGCTGTGCAACTGCTGAAAAATTGTGAAGATCCGGTCCAGGTATTTCTCGTTGAACCCAATCCCGGTGTCTTCAATCGAAACGGCGACGAACGGTTGCTGGCTTTTTTGTAACGCCGTAGGGACACTGTCGGAAGCTATAAGTTCGGCCGAAATGATAATTCGCGGAGACTGTCCGGTTTTATGAAACTTGAGCGCATTACTCAGCAGACAGAAAAATAATTGCTGTAACTGAAGGGCATCGCCCGATACAGCAGGCAACAGTTCTACGTTAATAACAGCGTCGGTTTTGTCAATCAATGGCTGCAGATCTTTCAGGGCTTTTTGCAGAACAGAGCTGAGCGGCACCCGGTCGAAGCCCTTAGGCTGAGCGGTCAGTCGGGAGTAGGTGAGCAGATCTTTGACCAACTCCTGCATCCGCTGGGCCGATTTCTGCATTCGCGCTACAACATCCCGCACCGTTTCGTCGGTATCCTGGCTGAGCCGCTCGTTCAGAAAGCCCCCCAGAGCCGTGATTTTGCGTAAAGGCTCCTGGAGGTCATGGCTGGCTACGTACGCAAACTGATTCAGGTTGTGGTTAGTCTGCTTCAGCTTGTGGATGGTCTGCTCCAGTTCCTGCTGGGTCAGTTTGAGGTCCGAAATGTCCAGAAACGTCAGAATTAGTCCGTCGCCCAGCTTTCGGGCGGACCCCCAGAACCAGCCGTCGATCCCATCGTGCGGGTAATACAAGTCGTACACAAGCGGCTCTCCGCTGTTGACAACGGCTACGTACTGGTCAAAAATAGATTGCTGCTGAGCACGTGGACCCGAAAACGTAACCTGTCGGCTTGCCGGGTAGGTCTCCAGAAAAGAAGCGCCCTTGAGCTGGGGGCTTGCTTTACTGTTGAGCGTAGCGGCTGCCGGATTAGCCAGAATGATCCGGAAATCAACCAACTGATGACTGGCATTGCGTATACTTTCCAGGACCAGGATACCATTCAGTGAATTACTGACAATCTGCTGGAGTAGTTCTGCCTGTTTTTGCTGAGCCAGTAAACGGGCTTTCTGGTCACTAACCTCCGTGAGCGAGATAATGACGCCCTCATTCTCCCAGTGGCTGATCGTCAGATCGAACCAATGAGACTGGCCCGATTCAGCTGTGCAGTGAATCTCCTGCTGGTAAGGCTGTTGCGTATAAACAACATCCGCTGCCCACTGCCAGATTCCGCTGGCCGACTGACCCGGAAAGAGCTCTGATACCAGCTGGCCACGAACGGTATCAGTGGGTTTGTTAATAAACGTGTCGTACCGTGGATTGGTCAGCAAAAACCGAAAGTCGATAACAGTTCCGTCCTGATTATGAACCGCCTGGCAGAGCGCAATCGCATTAACTGCGTGCCGAAGGGCAGTTTCGTAGAAGGCCAGCATCGAGGGGGGTGCGGAAGAAACGGCATGCATGCTGCCAGGAAGGAAAAGTTGTTACGGTATGCTGCGTACACCGGACTGTGCACGGGTCGACCATAAAAGTAACAAAAAAATGACACCTCTCCGTCAGGAAACGATAAAATAGGAAAAAAACGCAGCAGGCTAGTAAATAGTAAAAGAACGGGCAGTACGCTTACTAGATTTGATTTGTCGGGATTTATTCTGTCTGTAGTTTTACAAATTAAACGGCCATTAAATAACCCGTATGCGGACCATTAAGAAGCTTTTAAAAAATCTACTCCATTGGCAGACGATTGGCCCGATTTTGGCCGTTTGAAAGAAGTACACACCGTACGATACAGTTTTTGAACTTTTCAGACGATCAATGGTGAACCATTACTCTGTTCACACTACCCATATAATCCACAAATCATTCCTGCTTAACCGATTGACGTTCAGGTCGAACGCTTGGTTAATTCTGGGATGCTGGGTATGCCTGGGACTAGGTATGGGCTTCGGGCAGGGACAACCTACCCGCCAACCCGGTCGCCGGCAGAACAACCGGCCTGTATCGGCCGACTCGGCCCGGGCCGAAGCGCGTCGGCGGGCAACCATGCGGGCCGATTCTATCAAACAGGTTATTCAGGAACGTAACGACAGCATTCGGGCGGCCCGTAGTGCTGGTCGTCGCCCAACCGTAAACTGGCCCGACCGACGAGCTACCCGCTTTTCCGAGCGTTCGTCTACTTCTCCGTTTATTCTCCGTGATCCAAAGGGAGTAACCACCGACTTCAGCCTGTCGCCCGGCGGACAGATTGCGGTAACTGAACGGGTTCGCTCCGGGGTGTCGCTGTCAGGCCCGCCAACGCCGAACAACGTAGCGGGCCGGTCGTCAACACCTGCCAGCGCTACAGCAACGCCGGGAGTTGCTACGCCCACCAGTACAACCGGAACGTTACCGCCATCGCAGTACGGATTGCCGTACCGGCCGGGCGAAACGATTCCGTTTTCGACCTACAATCAGTTGCAGAACCAGCGCGTGGAGCGGAGTCTCTGGCGCGAATACGGTAGCCGGAGTGATGGACAAAGTGCGCTGAGCGGGCGGGGACTGATCCCAAAACTGGAACTGCCGCCTATTATCGACCGCCTTTTTGGCGGTAGCGAAGTCAATTTCAAGCCAAACGGTTTCGTTACGCTCGACTTTGGTTATCTCTATCAGTTCATTGATAATCCAGTCATTCCTGTACGGCAGCGCCGGAATGGCAACTTTATTTTCAATGAACAGATCAGCATCAACTTCAACGGGAAGGTCGGTGAGAACCTGGGCGTTTTAGCCAACTTCGACACCAAAGCGGCTTTCAACTTCGAAAATGCGCTGAAAGTCAATTACCGGCCCAGTGGCGGGTTACCAGCCATTCCGGGACTGCCAGGACTACCTAACGCTCCGGCCGCGCCAACCTTGCCAACTCTGCCGGGTGCGACCGGTTCCATTCCTGGTTTTACGCCCCAGAACGAAAACATCATCCAGGGACTCGAGGTCGGAAACATCAGCTGGGCCGTTAACAGCCAGTTAATTCCGGGCGTACAGAATCTGTTCGGGGTAAAAACGCAGCTGCGTTTCGGTAAACTCTACGCTACGGTGGTTGCTTCCCAGCAGCGGTCGCGGAAGAACGAGATCGTCCTGCAGGGAGGGTCGTCGAGTCGGCCGTTCGAGGTACGCGCCGATCAGTACGATGAAAACCGCCACTTCTTCCTGTCGCAGTTTTTCCGGAATATCTACGAATCGTCGCTGCGGACATTACCGCAAGTGACGTCGGGCGTTAACGTAACGCGTGTTGAGGTGTACGTCACCAACCGGACGAATACCACCTCGACCCTGCGTAACCTGGCCGGTTTTCAGGATCTGGGCGAGGGCGTTCCCTACCGCCAGAATAATCCGAACGTACAACCGTTTGCGGGGAGCCCCCGCTCGGCCGCCGACAACCAAGCCAATGGGCTATTCCGGGCGCTGACGGCGAACGCCAGCAACCCGTTCCGGCAGATCGACCAGACCAACGAGGTACTGGTAAGCACGTTCGGCCTCGAAAAAGGCACTGACTTCGACGTATTGCGTGGCGCCAAGCGGCTGACCGACGCCGAATTTAAACTGCAGCCCGATCTGGGGTATATTTCACTGGTAACGCCCCTGCGGAACGACGAGGTGCTGGCCGTTTCCTACGAATACACGTATCAGGGACGGCGGTACAAGGTAGGGGAGCTGACCGAAGATTACCAGGCGCGGGCCAACGATGAGGTGCTGGTGCTGAAGCTGCTCAAATCGGCGACGCTGCGTAATAACCTGCAGTTACCGATGTGGGACCTGATGATGAAAAACATCTACTCACTGGGTTCATCCAGCCTGACCCGGCAGGGCTTCCAGTTACGTATCATCTACAAAGACGACCAGACGGGTATTGATAATCCGGTGCTGCAGGAAGGAACGCAGATTCAGAACCGGCCGCTGGTACAGGTCTTTGGTATGGACCGGCTCAACCAGCAGCTCGACGCCCAACCCGATGGAAACTTCGATTATGTCGAAAATTACACGGTCGACACCCGGTACGGAAAAATTATCTTCCCGACGCTGGAGCCTTTTGGCTCCTATCTGAACCAGCAGTTTCTGCCCAGCGAAGATAACCTGCGGACGAAGTACGTGTTCAACGAGTTGTACGACCGAACCCTGGCCGACGCGCAGCAGATTGCGAACAAGAACAAGTTCTTTCTGCGGGGCGCGTATCTGGCGGGTAATGGCGTCGAAGTATCGCTGCCGCCCGGCGTAAGCGAAACCTCCGTCTTGGTAACTGCTGGCGGAGTGCCCCTGGTAGCCGGCCAGGACTACGTACTGGAAGCGCAGATTGGCCGGTTGCGGATCACGAACGCCAACGTAACGAACTCGGGTCGGGAGATTCGGATCAGCTACGAGCAGCCTGATCTGTTTCAGAACCAGATCCGTTCGCTGATTGGTACGCGGCTGGATTATAACCTGAGCAGAGACGTGAGCTTTGGTCTGACCGCCATGCACATGCGCGAAACGCCCGCTGGGTATATCACCCGCGTGGCGCTGGGCAACGAACCGGTTAACAACACCATTCTGGGTTTGCACGCCAACATCCGCAAGGACTCGCCTGGTTTGACTCGCCTGCTGGATCGCCTGCCATTTGTGCAGACAAAAGAACTGTCGACAGTACAGGCTAACTTAGAAGTGGCCCAACTACTGCCCGGTACAAATCAGCAAGCAAATAACGAAAGCTACCTGGACGACTTCGAGGCCACCCGGACCATCTTTGACCTGACCCGCCAACCAACCCGCTGGCGGTTGGGGGCCACCCCTCAGCAGTTTCCACAGGGCTCGTTCTCGAACCCGCTGGAGTCGGCTTACCGGCGTGCCCGTATTTCGGTGTACTCGGTCGATCCGAGTTTGTACACCCCCGGCGCACAGGGTGTTGTGTCGAATATTGATCCGGCGGAAGCTAACCGGAACGTGTACGAACGGTACTTCCTGCCAACCGAACTGTTTCCCGGTCGTTCGGCAAGGGTCGTTCAGTTACCAGAGAATATTCTGGACGTATCGTATTTCCCGGCCGAGCGGGGGATGTATAACTACAACCCGAACCTGACAACTGCCGGTGAACTGCCAAACCCCCGCCAGAACTTTGGCTCCGTTACGCGGGCGGTGGCGTCGGATATTGATTTCGATAATGCCAACGTCGAGAACATTACGTTCTGGCTGATGGACCCCTTCGTCAAAGGACAAAATGGTGTCGTACGCGGTAGTCCAGACGAATCAAGAAACCGGAACAACACCAGCGGAGGAAAGCTGCTGTTTAACCTGGGTGATATTTCGGAGGACGTCATGAAAGACAGCCGTTATACCTTCGAGAACGGATTCCCGATAAACGGTGACACGACCGGAACCGATATCCGGCTGGGCGGCACGGAAACAACCGCCTGGGGACGGGCCCCAACGCAGCAGTTTGTGACAAACGCTTTTCAGAGTTCAGGCCGCGAGAATCAGGATATTGGTCTCGACGGTTTGAAAAATGCCGACGAACGGACCCGCTTCCAGCCGTACATAAACAGTCTGACTCAGCGTGGTGTCAACAGCACTACATTGAGTCAGATTACTCAGGATCCGTCGAATGATGATTTCCGGTTTTACCTGGGCGAACAGGCAGACAGCGCGCGGTACATCGTAGCGCGGTATAAACAGTACATGGGAACGGAAAATAACTCGCCGGAGAACACGACGACGAACCAGTTCCTGACCCCGGCGTCGACAACCCTGCCTGATATAGAGGACCTGAACGCCGATAATACCATCAACGACAACGAAGCCTATTACGAATACGAACTGGACCTGCGTCCGGAGCAGTTCGCGGTGGGGCAGGGATACATTGTTGATAAAATAACCGTGCCCCCGGCGGCCGGCGTAACGGGGGGCACGCCTGTTGACTGGTATCAGTTCCGGATTCCGGTGCGGGAGTACATGCGCAAAGTGGGAAGCATCAACGGCTTCAAGTCCATTCGTTTCATGCGGATGTACCTGACCGACTTTGCGGAACCGGTCGTGCTTCGGTTTGCGCAGCTGCAGATGGAGGCCAACCAGTACCGCAAATATACCGGCGACCTGAATCAGCGCGGGCTTCAGGAAGTACCCGAGCCGTACGATGCGCAGTTCACCGTATCGGCCGTCAACATCGAAGAAAACAGCTCACAACGGGCCACTGCCGACTCAAGCGGTAAATACATTTACGCGATTCCACCGGGTTACATACGTGACCGCGATTACACCCAGGTGAACAATGTGGAGTTGAACGAGCAGTCGATCCGGATGACGGTAACCAACCTGCGCGACGGTGATTCGCGCGGGGCCTTCCGGAATGTGAACTACAACCTGTTGTTCCGGGAGCGGATCAAAATGTTTGTGCACATGCATAATGCCCAGCGGGAAAATGGCCAAACGGCAGTCTTCCTGCGGCTGGGAACCGATTATACGGATAACTATTACGAGATCGAAATCGCCAATCTGACCGCGTCGCCGGAAGGAAATGTCAGTTCGGATCTGGTATGGCCATCAAACAACGAGCTTGATCTGGCGCTATCGGAACTGATTAATCTGAAAGCTGAACGGAACCGCCTTGTGTCCCGTCGGACGTCGCTGCCCTACTCCGTTCTGTCGCTCAATGGACGCTACAGGCTAACTATTATGGGTAACCCGGATTTAAGCTCAATACAGTCAATTATGCTGGGGGTGCGAAATCCAAAAACGAACGACGAACAGGCCCGATCGTTTACGGTCTGGCTCGACGAACTCAGGGCCTACGGCTACGACCAGCAGGCAGGCATTGGTGCGCTCGGTACGGCAAACATCAAGCTGGCGGATCTGGGAACGCTGACCGCTTCGGGCCGGATCACGACCTTTGGCTTTGGTGGGGTGCAAACCCGGATTGGCGAACGGGCCATCGAAACAACGTCTGAATTTGGGATCTCGTCGGCCCTGGCGCTGGACAAATTTCTGCCGGTCAACTGGGGGTTGCGGATTCCATTCTACATCAACTACGACCACCGGAACATCAATCCGCACTTCGACCCGCTTGATCCGGATACACCCCTGGAAACATCACTGTCGACCTTTGGTAACACCGATGAGCGCAATAATTACCGGCGGCTGGTGCAGGACAATACAACCCGGCGGGGATTCAACTTCTCGAACGTGCGGAAGGTGAAAACCAATCCGAACGCGCGGGCGCATTTCTGGGATGTCGAAAACCTGGCCTTTACCTATGCGTTCAACGACAGCAAACGCACCAATATTCTGACCGAAGAGTACCTGCAGCAGCAGTATCGGGGAGGGATTGCCTACACCTTCAGCGGGCAGCCCAA encodes:
- a CDS encoding sensor histidine kinase, with amino-acid sequence MHAVSSAPPSMLAFYETALRHAVNAIALCQAVHNQDGTVIDFRFLLTNPRYDTFINKPTDTVRGQLVSELFPGQSASGIWQWAADVVYTQQPYQQEIHCTAESGQSHWFDLTISHWENEGVIISLTEVSDQKARLLAQQKQAELLQQIVSNSLNGILVLESIRNASHQLVDFRIILANPAAATLNSKASPQLKGASFLETYPASRQVTFSGPRAQQQSIFDQYVAVVNSGEPLVYDLYYPHDGIDGWFWGSARKLGDGLILTFLDISDLKLTQQELEQTIHKLKQTNHNLNQFAYVASHDLQEPLRKITALGGFLNERLSQDTDETVRDVVARMQKSAQRMQELVKDLLTYSRLTAQPKGFDRVPLSSVLQKALKDLQPLIDKTDAVINVELLPAVSGDALQLQQLFFCLLSNALKFHKTGQSPRIIISAELIASDSVPTALQKSQQPFVAVSIEDTGIGFNEKYLDRIFTIFQQLHSRNQYDGTGIGLAIARRVAENHGGTLTARSEPGKGSVFTAWLPVY
- the sprA gene encoding cell surface protein SprA; this encodes MVNHYSVHTTHIIHKSFLLNRLTFRSNAWLILGCWVCLGLGMGFGQGQPTRQPGRRQNNRPVSADSARAEARRRATMRADSIKQVIQERNDSIRAARSAGRRPTVNWPDRRATRFSERSSTSPFILRDPKGVTTDFSLSPGGQIAVTERVRSGVSLSGPPTPNNVAGRSSTPASATATPGVATPTSTTGTLPPSQYGLPYRPGETIPFSTYNQLQNQRVERSLWREYGSRSDGQSALSGRGLIPKLELPPIIDRLFGGSEVNFKPNGFVTLDFGYLYQFIDNPVIPVRQRRNGNFIFNEQISINFNGKVGENLGVLANFDTKAAFNFENALKVNYRPSGGLPAIPGLPGLPNAPAAPTLPTLPGATGSIPGFTPQNENIIQGLEVGNISWAVNSQLIPGVQNLFGVKTQLRFGKLYATVVASQQRSRKNEIVLQGGSSSRPFEVRADQYDENRHFFLSQFFRNIYESSLRTLPQVTSGVNVTRVEVYVTNRTNTTSTLRNLAGFQDLGEGVPYRQNNPNVQPFAGSPRSAADNQANGLFRALTANASNPFRQIDQTNEVLVSTFGLEKGTDFDVLRGAKRLTDAEFKLQPDLGYISLVTPLRNDEVLAVSYEYTYQGRRYKVGELTEDYQARANDEVLVLKLLKSATLRNNLQLPMWDLMMKNIYSLGSSSLTRQGFQLRIIYKDDQTGIDNPVLQEGTQIQNRPLVQVFGMDRLNQQLDAQPDGNFDYVENYTVDTRYGKIIFPTLEPFGSYLNQQFLPSEDNLRTKYVFNELYDRTLADAQQIANKNKFFLRGAYLAGNGVEVSLPPGVSETSVLVTAGGVPLVAGQDYVLEAQIGRLRITNANVTNSGREIRISYEQPDLFQNQIRSLIGTRLDYNLSRDVSFGLTAMHMRETPAGYITRVALGNEPVNNTILGLHANIRKDSPGLTRLLDRLPFVQTKELSTVQANLEVAQLLPGTNQQANNESYLDDFEATRTIFDLTRQPTRWRLGATPQQFPQGSFSNPLESAYRRARISVYSVDPSLYTPGAQGVVSNIDPAEANRNVYERYFLPTELFPGRSARVVQLPENILDVSYFPAERGMYNYNPNLTTAGELPNPRQNFGSVTRAVASDIDFDNANVENITFWLMDPFVKGQNGVVRGSPDESRNRNNTSGGKLLFNLGDISEDVMKDSRYTFENGFPINGDTTGTDIRLGGTETTAWGRAPTQQFVTNAFQSSGRENQDIGLDGLKNADERTRFQPYINSLTQRGVNSTTLSQITQDPSNDDFRFYLGEQADSARYIVARYKQYMGTENNSPENTTTNQFLTPASTTLPDIEDLNADNTINDNEAYYEYELDLRPEQFAVGQGYIVDKITVPPAAGVTGGTPVDWYQFRIPVREYMRKVGSINGFKSIRFMRMYLTDFAEPVVLRFAQLQMEANQYRKYTGDLNQRGLQEVPEPYDAQFTVSAVNIEENSSQRATADSSGKYIYAIPPGYIRDRDYTQVNNVELNEQSIRMTVTNLRDGDSRGAFRNVNYNLLFRERIKMFVHMHNAQRENGQTAVFLRLGTDYTDNYYEIEIANLTASPEGNVSSDLVWPSNNELDLALSELINLKAERNRLVSRRTSLPYSVLSLNGRYRLTIMGNPDLSSIQSIMLGVRNPKTNDEQARSFTVWLDELRAYGYDQQAGIGALGTANIKLADLGTLTASGRITTFGFGGVQTRIGERAIETTSEFGISSALALDKFLPVNWGLRIPFYINYDHRNINPHFDPLDPDTPLETSLSTFGNTDERNNYRRLVQDNTTRRGFNFSNVRKVKTNPNARAHFWDVENLAFTYAFNDSKRTNILTEEYLQQQYRGGIAYTFSGQPKAFEPFRSRAALEAPYLRWIKDFNLTLLPSVVSIRADMDRSFIKTQLRSSDLSSPDRIPTTNGIAPQFEKYFLFNRYYDLTWNLTRSIVLRYSAIANSVIDEPAGDINSQAKRDSILTSLKHLGRLKNFVQDIKGTYRLPLDKIPLLDWVAADAVYNIGYQFQANSYGIVDEDGLPFGNVIRNNRERGLTGRVDLIRLYNKIRYLRFANTPAPVRKNFARNPGDIEDIVRGESRILKNFTRALLTVRGINFTYTIQESTILPGFLPTPSMFGLASGNAPGLGFVLGGQDRSIHYKAAERGWLTPSTVLNTAFQQSIGKNFNARTTLEPFKDLRMQVEWRLRRSDAYQEYYRPSTLGGPFETQTPVRNGQFSMSFWSFRTAFTGFGPNSTSPIFDRFESYRTYFLDKLTRANPDSRGTGYTKNSQDVLIPSFFAAYSGQSVEKAQLSPFYNFPLPNWRVDYNGLSGLEFIRKRFSAFTITHSYTADYSVGNFISNLDYGAAFVNLSVQGYPLASAVNQLGQYVPVFAMSTITMSEKFAPLIGIQFQTKNRISGRLEYNQNRDVALNLSNAQVAELSNKDLTGSIGFTRQNVRIPFRINGAYKRLKNDLTFSCNLTMRDTRTIQRKLDAEQTITAGNINFQLRPQISYVVSRRLNFNFYFDRTFNDPLVSNSFRRATTAGGIQLKFNLAE